A window of the Trichoderma asperellum chromosome 6, complete sequence genome harbors these coding sequences:
- a CDS encoding uncharacterized protein (EggNog:ENOG41~SECRETED:SignalP(1-21)) — MVSYMVGLFAILVLVANPISQYFFPQISRTKNSLSPRPQLNESLLAIDGANASAPNCPADAYGARILSREPLVVYLEGFLNERERQHLLEISEPIFEPSTITDDSSSTHRDNTIRDSAVALLPRTDIVRCIEARAKAFQGWRRDLWIERLRTQRYVAGGHYSHHFDWSRNADGWGRVSSFMAWIDAADGLQGGGTEFPLLETITEGNRPKWCELIECEDEGAANGDGQRDQKKLGDEEGAEGKGTTFKVVPGNAVYWENFASDGRGYDETWHAGLPVKKGVKTI; from the exons ATGGTTTCTTATATGGTCGGCCTATTCGCCATCCTTGTCCTCGTCGCAAATCCAATAAGCCAGTATTTCTTTCCGCAAATCTCTCGCACGAAGAATTCGCTGTCTCCAAGACCACAGCTGAATGAATCGCTGTTGGCAATAGATGGCGCGAATGCGAGTGCGCCGAATTGTCCAGCTGACGCGTACGGGGCGCGGATTTTGAGTCGAGAGCCGTTGGTTGTGTATCTGGAAGGGTTTTTGAATGAGCGCGAGAGGCAGCATTTGCTTGAGATTAG CGAACCTATTTTTGAGCCGTCAACCATCACTGATGACTCTAGCTCTACGCATCGTGACAATACTATCCGAGACTCCGCTGTTGCTCTTTTGCCACGAACAGATATTGTTCGCTGCATTGAGGCTCGTGCAAAGGCTTTCCAAGGCTGGCGACGAGACTTATGGATTGAACGCCTGCGGACGCAGCGATATGTCGCTGGTGGGCATTATAGCCATCACTTTGACTGGAGCCGCAATGCAGATGGGTGGGGTAGAGTGAGCAGCTTCATGGCCTGGATTGATGCTGCAGATGGATTGCAAGGCGGAGGAACAGAATTCCCACTGTTGGAAACGATTACGGAAGGAAACAGGCCGAAGTGGTGTGAGTTAATCGAATGCGAAGATGAAGGCGCTGCGAATGGTGATGGCCAAAGAGACCAGAAGAagcttggtgatgaagagggagCTGAGGGAAAGGGCACGACATTCAAAGTGGTTCCTGGAAATGCTGTATACTGGGAGAATTTTGCATCTGATGGGAGGGGATATGATGAGACTTGGCATGCTGGTTTGCCCGTGAAGAAAGGAGTCAAA ACCATCTGA
- a CDS encoding uncharacterized protein (EggNog:ENOG41) translates to MSTDAVTQADASAASMQGTEPLACVSCRARKLKCDRTKPACTRCVKVNNECVYPESRRKPTFKRRNVKELEARLAQVEEYLKEVNRGGHDDGAIILDEPDITLGDLPFPADNISQDANTSSTASDPNLSFDIPHLAGQEDGTGTFMNGQLMGLGMSETLPPFEVIEELHNVYFSTHYHYLPIIHSGRYYQAFYGPPTRKPPMCLQYGIWAYSASGHPKYDQYAEAFYKRARQYIEADEMRSDGEHFVTVNHAQAWAIIASYEAKTMLFTRASMSASRYVRLVQMLGLDRLDREGDDIPPTLGPISNWTELEERRRVFWGAFAIDSHASMATGWANMIKSEDVMTRLPASEEAFVSGTEEKTVFLEEVFTGAPFESFSGAIVICEVFKVILRHVHGAKPSDHADDLINGLYWKRHRDLDNKLSSLFMFLPERFRLPQRIGDPSAVHANLNLHASIICLHHAAIETAEKYGFNENIKQSSLCRLRAAAEEIVNIIKMTSHHTSFFKTQLCALSLYCATTVYVYLAKDDPVGGVTPIDVSNLEIIINAMEAIGRVHMVTTAFLQQACLDIERNGLTSSLKLPSLAKYRDLFGGPASSIPLLARSSISKHTEMSPPLPGRLPLGMPKGNRRPTNLRMSKPLGSLTGVIPDVHHTTDCFNAILGAVTRNVAPKQPAPVSNKRRRVAVSPVPEPVMTANSKASGTSAAGYFRYNISDQACGTLWSQGEMDMNIQVVDPIFTLPDRTTSSESSPAQRGAGTEPFSGSSHTSPGLGLGNTPEENRIDLRQFQGRIATPIWQSTEEGLFNHITETIAQFSGDGDDPWAILNGENNWNGGTTTS, encoded by the exons ATGTCGACCGATGCCGTGACCCAGGCCGACGCCTCCGCGGCGTCTATGCAGGGCACAGAGCCCCTTGCCTGCGTTTCTTGCAGGGCGAGGAAGCTCAAGTGTGATCGGACGAAACCTGCCTGTACTCGCTGCGTCAAAGTAAACAACGAATGTGTGTATCCCGAGTCACGAAGGAAACCAACCTTTAAGCGGCGGAATGTCAAGGAGCTGGAAGCTCGATTAG CTCAAGTTGAAGAATACCTCAAAGAGGTCAATAGGGGGGGCCATGACGACGGGGCAATTATTCTGGACGAGCCTGACATTACCCTGGGCGACCTTCCGTTTCCTGCTGATAATATTAGCCAGGATGCCAACACCTCTAGCACCGCATCAGATCCGAATTTGTCTTTTGATATACCACACCTTGCTGGCCAAGAGGATGGTACCGGCACCTTTATGAATGGTCAGTTAATGGGGCTAGGCATGTCTGAGACGCTGCCTCCCTTCGAGGTGATCGAGGAATT GCACAACGTCTACTTTTCGACGCATTATCATTATCTTCCCATTATTCACTCTGGCCGTTACTACCAGGCATTTTATGGACCACCAACGAGAAAACCACCAATGTGCTTGCAGTACGGAATCTGGGCATACTCTGCCAGCGGACATCCCAAGTACGATCAGTATGCCGAAGCATTCTATAAGAGGGCACGGCAGTACATAGAAgcggatgagatgaga AGCGATGGCGAGCATTTTGTCACAGTAAATCACGCCCAGGCATGGGCTATCATTGCCAGCTATGAGGCTAAAACGATGCTGTTCACGAGAGCATCCATGAGTGCCTCTAGGTATGTTCGACTTGTCCAGATGCTGGGGCTGGATAGGCTTGATAGAGAAGGGGACGACATTCCCCCTACGCTCGGCCCAATTTCCAACTGGACAGAGTTGGAAGAGCGGAGGAGAGTTTTTTGGGGCGCATTTGCAATTGATTCGCATGCAAGCATGGCAACGGGCTGGGCAAACATGATTAAATCTGAAGAT GTAATGACGCGCCTTCCAGCTTCCGAAGAGGCATTTGTGTCGGGGACTGAAGAGAAAACGGTGTTCTTGGAAGAGGTATTTACGGGAGCGCCTTTCGAGAGCTTTTCTGGAGCCATTGTCATCTGTGAGGTCTTCAAGGTTATCCTGCGACATGTGCACGGGGCGAAACCTTCCGATCACGCCGATGATTTGATAAACGGTTTGTATTGGAAGCGCCATCGCGATCTCGACAATAAGCTATCAAGTCTTTTCATGTTTCTACCCGAGAGATTTCGTCTTCCACAAAGGATTGGGGACCCATCTGCGGTGCATGCAAATTTGAATTTGCATGCTTCCATTATCTGCCTACATCATGCTGCTATTGAGACTGCCGAGAAGTATGGTTTTAATGAGAATATTAAACAGAGCAGTCTATGCAGACTGAGGGCTGCCGCTGAAGAAATCGTCAATATCATCAAAATGACATCGCACCACACCTCATTTTTC AAAACTCAGCTCTGTGCACTCTCCTTGTATTGTGCTACGACTGTATACGTTTATCTGGCCAAGGATGACCCTGTGGGTGGCGTGACTCCTATCGACGTTTCCAACCTGGAAATTATCATCAACGCAATGGAGGCCATCGGTCGCGTTCACATGGTTACAACTGCCTTTCTACAACAAGCGTGCCTTGATATCGAGCGCAATGGCTTGACGTCAAGTCTCAAACTTCCATCCCTAGCAAAATACCGCGATCTTTTTGGCGGCCCCGCATCCAGCATCCCCCTATTAGCCCGAAGCTCGATTTCGAAGCATACTGAGATGTCGCCGCCGTTGCCTGGAAGGCTACCTCTTGGGATGCCCAAGGGAAACAGGCGACCGACTAATTTAAGAATGAGCAAACCACTTGGCTCTCTAACAGGTGTCATCCCAGACGTACATCACACCACAGACTGCTTCAATGCTATTCTCGGCGCCGTTACCCGAAACGTGGCGCCAAAGCAACCCGCCCCTGTGAGCAATAAGCGGAGGCGTGTAGCCGTAAGCCCGGTGCCAGAGCCGGTTATGACGGCTAACTCTAAGGCATCTGGGACGTCGGCGGCCGGCTACTTCCGCTACAACATCAGTGATCAAGCTTGCGGAACTCTGTGGTCTCAAGGGGAGATGGATATGAATATTCAAGTGGTTGATCCGATTTTTACACTTCCGGACCGTACCACTTCCTCAGAATCATCACCAGCACAACGCGGAGCCGGTACAGAGCCGTTCTCAGGCAGTAGCCATACCTCACCCGGCCTGGGCCTTGGAAATACCCCCGAAGAAAATCGCATAGATCTTCGGCAATTCCAAGGCCGTATCGCAACGCCCATTTGGCAAAGCACGGAAGAAGGGCTTTTTAACCACATTACAGAAACAATTGCTCAATTCTCGGGAGATGGTGATGACCCCTGGGCGATACTCAATGGAGAGAATAATTGGAACGGCGGCACTACAACATCGTGA